The Fervidicoccaceae archaeon genome contains a region encoding:
- the pruA gene encoding L-glutamate gamma-semialdehyde dehydrogenase — MKWHIEKPKNERIIGYAPGTKEREELKKKLEELSSKTEEIPLIVGGKKVKSGQTREIRAPHDHSKLLAIAHLAGETEVEEAIERALDAWQRWSDLDWYHRVAVFMRAAELLSGPYRLRAIAAIMLNQSKTPYEAEIDLAELVDFWRFNAYYAQFLYEQQPDQFPGEINRLDWRPLEGFVAAIPPFNFFSIAGNLPTAPAIVGNVAVWRPCTDVIFSNYVIMEVLMEAGLPPGVVNFVPSPHASFDAVFRHKDFAGLHFTGSYETFVKLWKRIAENLERYRNFPRIVGETGGKDFIVVHPSADVEVSVTAIIRGAFEYQGQKCSAASRLFVPKSLWNGALKARLLSEMRRVRYGPIEDFTVFGGAVINRAAFEKIISYIEYARSRPEEYEIIYGGGYSSEKGWFIEPTIIVTNNPRGKLMVEEIFGPVLTVYVYDDDKYSEVLGVVDSAAPYGLTGSIIANDRYAIIEAERKLRYAAGNFYINDKPTGAIVGRQPFGGTRWSGTNDKAGFWLNLVKWLNPRNIKENLNPPRDWRREYMG; from the coding sequence TTGAAGTGGCACATCGAGAAGCCCAAGAACGAGCGCATCATCGGCTACGCTCCAGGCACGAAAGAGAGGGAGGAGCTGAAGAAGAAGCTCGAGGAGCTCTCCTCGAAGACCGAGGAGATCCCATTGATCGTGGGAGGGAAGAAGGTCAAGAGTGGGCAGACGCGCGAGATCAGAGCCCCCCACGACCACAGCAAGCTCCTAGCGATTGCCCACTTGGCTGGAGAGACCGAAGTCGAAGAGGCCATCGAGAGAGCGCTCGACGCTTGGCAGAGGTGGTCCGACCTCGACTGGTACCACAGAGTTGCTGTCTTTATGAGAGCGGCCGAGCTGCTCTCGGGGCCTTATAGGCTCAGAGCCATAGCGGCCATAATGCTGAATCAATCCAAGACGCCCTACGAAGCCGAGATAGATCTGGCCGAGTTGGTGGACTTCTGGAGATTCAACGCGTACTATGCTCAGTTCCTCTACGAGCAGCAACCCGATCAGTTCCCGGGCGAGATCAACAGACTGGACTGGAGGCCCCTCGAGGGCTTCGTTGCGGCTATCCCACCGTTTAACTTCTTCAGCATCGCCGGCAACCTCCCCACAGCCCCCGCCATAGTCGGTAACGTAGCTGTGTGGAGACCTTGCACCGACGTGATATTCTCGAACTACGTGATAATGGAAGTCCTCATGGAGGCCGGTCTACCACCTGGCGTGGTCAACTTCGTTCCCTCGCCCCACGCGAGCTTTGACGCGGTCTTCAGGCACAAGGACTTCGCCGGCCTTCACTTCACTGGGAGCTACGAGACTTTCGTGAAGCTGTGGAAGAGAATCGCCGAGAACTTAGAACGCTATAGGAATTTCCCCAGAATAGTTGGGGAGACGGGCGGTAAGGACTTCATCGTAGTACATCCCTCGGCCGACGTGGAGGTTTCAGTCACCGCTATAATTCGGGGGGCCTTCGAGTACCAGGGCCAGAAATGCAGCGCCGCCTCTAGACTCTTCGTCCCCAAGAGCCTGTGGAACGGCGCGCTCAAGGCGAGGCTGCTGAGTGAGATGAGGAGAGTGCGCTACGGACCCATCGAGGACTTCACGGTCTTCGGCGGAGCGGTCATAAATAGAGCCGCGTTCGAGAAGATAATTAGCTATATAGAGTATGCGAGGAGCAGACCCGAAGAATACGAGATAATCTACGGTGGAGGATATAGCAGCGAGAAAGGCTGGTTCATTGAGCCAACAATAATAGTTACCAATAATCCCCGCGGGAAGCTCATGGTGGAGGAGATCTTCGGGCCCGTCTTAACGGTCTACGTTTACGATGACGATAAGTACAGCGAGGTGCTCGGCGTGGTGGATAGCGCGGCTCCGTACGGTCTAACGGGCTCTATAATTGCTAACGATAGATATGCCATAATCGAAGCCGAGAGGAAATTAAGATATGCCGCCGGCAACTTCTACATTAACGATAAACCGACTGGGGCCATAGTGGGCAGGCAACCATTCGGTGGCACGAGATGGTCGGGGACTAACGATAAGGCGGGATTCTGGCTGAACCTAGTCAAATGGCTGAACCCGAGAAACATAAAAGAAAATCTCAATCCGCCGCGGGATTGGCGCAGAGAGTACATGGGCTGA
- a CDS encoding DUF424 family protein, with protein MLYVKVHESRQGKIVAVCDRELLGAELREGGIILRVSPEFYGGELLDETEALEIMYTAQILNVVGERAVSLAIREKLIHPASVISVEAVPFAMFINTMP; from the coding sequence ATGCTCTACGTAAAAGTTCACGAGAGCCGGCAGGGCAAGATCGTTGCGGTGTGCGATCGTGAGCTGCTGGGAGCAGAGCTCAGGGAGGGAGGAATAATCCTGAGGGTCTCTCCCGAGTTTTATGGGGGGGAACTCTTGGACGAGACCGAAGCCCTCGAAATCATGTACACGGCCCAGATCCTCAACGTGGTCGGTGAGAGAGCGGTGAGCTTAGCAATAAGAGAGAAGCTAATTCACCCGGCCTCCGTAATCAGCGTAGAAGCCGTGCCCTTCGCCATGTTCATCAACACGATGCCATGA
- a CDS encoding NMD3-related protein — MSLRRRHACPSCGLKRDGTPFIEGICFKCFLEKKLTLDWRIEVRICRSCGRLRLSGEWVAGGRENLELAVANAVSFKLAKALRVYGAVVSTRLESPSAAAIRACIDEECYSWTQHIEIDLRRTLCEDCFKRLSGAHDAIVQVRGVGGPLSTREIRRIRELLASLPRELASSIVEVEEVRGGIDVKVLGHSNARSIASWVLSRLGGSSKETHKLAAPKGGRRRSKLTISLRVAS, encoded by the coding sequence TTGAGCCTCCGCCGGCGTCACGCGTGCCCGAGTTGCGGTCTGAAACGTGATGGAACTCCCTTTATCGAGGGGATATGCTTCAAGTGCTTCCTAGAGAAGAAGCTGACCCTCGACTGGAGGATCGAGGTGCGGATCTGCAGGAGCTGCGGCCGCCTGAGGCTATCGGGAGAGTGGGTAGCCGGGGGTCGAGAGAATCTCGAGCTCGCCGTCGCTAACGCCGTGAGCTTCAAGCTCGCCAAAGCTCTCCGCGTCTACGGAGCGGTCGTCTCGACTCGGCTCGAGTCCCCGAGTGCCGCCGCGATCCGCGCGTGCATCGACGAGGAGTGCTACTCGTGGACTCAGCATATCGAGATCGACTTGAGGCGCACGCTCTGCGAGGACTGTTTCAAGAGGCTGAGCGGCGCTCATGACGCCATCGTGCAAGTGCGAGGGGTCGGGGGCCCCCTCTCGACTCGGGAAATTCGACGAATCAGAGAGCTCCTCGCATCTCTCCCGAGAGAGCTCGCCTCCTCGATAGTCGAGGTCGAGGAGGTGAGAGGAGGGATCGACGTGAAGGTGTTGGGGCACTCGAACGCCAGGAGCATAGCGAGCTGGGTCCTGAGTCGCCTCGGAGGCTCATCAAAGGAGACGCATAAACTCGCCGCCCCTAAAGGGGGCAGACGTAGGAGCAAGCTGACGATAAGCCTCAGAGTGGCCTCGTAG
- a CDS encoding dihydropteroate synthase-like protein — translation MLRIALLTGVRAYQIIEREAGRAASELRGTVELKVFRLPIHVMSLATTEALRAAIEVNRELKSELERFDLIILPGTVKGDAREVEAVVGRPVYKGSADPSLLSRVLEHVLRGGELSREKAAEDLLLLDRLESLRSTLRSLTEKSPTAFEVGSLKVPTRGPPVLLMAETPTWLEVDEICEHVSRLEESGADAIIVGAPLGESAEEVERRFKAASKCVGRAALGVDSARPAAIERCLDAGAEIAMSIHEGNMHRFERHRRAKAFVVIPSDPYSSGALASGESVSLLRANLRRAAQLGYEKLLADLVTPPPCLGLVEALAGYLELSSDLSVPPLLMGFANISELIDADSHGVNALLSAIAVELGVSAVLVVEDSWKTRGSTAEVKVGLVMASTAKERGVPPVDLGVDLILLKSKRGPAAPSLLSTARAVIEVPDEVITQRTLDRYRAFVEADHDRRRLLCCIAEESSESSRCYVGRGALQLLRAVLRDYPDLSREHIAYLGAELQKAEEALRAGRSYAQDSPLLASAEEKLRRLEEALGTGSRH, via the coding sequence TTGCTGAGGATCGCTCTCCTCACCGGGGTGAGGGCGTATCAAATCATCGAGAGGGAGGCCGGGAGAGCTGCGAGCGAGCTGAGGGGGACGGTGGAACTCAAAGTCTTCCGGCTCCCGATACACGTGATGAGCTTGGCCACGACCGAAGCGTTGCGCGCGGCAATAGAGGTTAACCGAGAGCTTAAGTCCGAGCTCGAGCGCTTCGACCTAATCATCCTGCCGGGGACTGTGAAAGGAGACGCGAGAGAGGTCGAAGCCGTCGTAGGCAGGCCCGTCTACAAGGGCAGCGCCGATCCGTCGCTTTTGTCGAGGGTCTTAGAGCACGTGCTACGGGGCGGAGAGCTCAGTAGGGAGAAGGCGGCGGAGGACTTGTTGCTCCTCGATAGGCTCGAGAGCCTCAGGTCTACTCTGAGGAGCCTGACCGAGAAGAGCCCCACGGCCTTCGAAGTTGGAAGTCTAAAGGTGCCTACCCGCGGTCCTCCCGTCCTCTTGATGGCCGAGACCCCCACGTGGCTTGAGGTGGACGAAATCTGCGAGCACGTATCTCGCCTAGAAGAATCGGGGGCTGACGCCATTATAGTGGGGGCTCCTCTCGGCGAGAGCGCGGAGGAGGTCGAGAGGAGGTTCAAGGCAGCGTCTAAGTGCGTCGGGAGAGCGGCGCTCGGTGTGGACTCGGCGAGGCCCGCGGCTATCGAGAGGTGCCTCGACGCCGGCGCGGAGATAGCGATGAGCATTCACGAGGGCAATATGCACAGGTTCGAGCGGCACAGGAGAGCAAAGGCCTTTGTAGTTATACCTAGCGATCCTTACTCTAGCGGAGCTCTCGCCAGCGGCGAGTCCGTATCCCTCCTGAGAGCTAATCTGCGGAGAGCAGCTCAGCTAGGCTACGAGAAGCTGCTGGCGGATCTCGTGACTCCTCCCCCCTGCCTCGGCCTCGTTGAAGCACTAGCCGGCTATCTCGAGCTCTCGTCCGATCTCTCCGTTCCTCCGCTTCTCATGGGCTTCGCCAATATCTCCGAGCTCATCGACGCCGACAGCCACGGCGTTAACGCGTTGCTCTCCGCGATCGCGGTCGAGCTGGGAGTCAGCGCGGTGCTGGTGGTCGAGGACTCCTGGAAGACCAGAGGATCAACGGCTGAGGTCAAAGTGGGCCTCGTCATGGCCTCTACGGCCAAAGAGCGTGGTGTGCCCCCCGTGGACTTAGGCGTTGACCTCATCTTGTTGAAGAGTAAGCGCGGGCCGGCCGCTCCTTCCCTCCTGAGCACAGCTCGAGCCGTCATCGAGGTGCCCGATGAGGTCATCACTCAGCGGACCCTGGACCGCTATCGCGCATTCGTGGAAGCGGACCACGACCGGAGGCGCCTGCTGTGTTGCATAGCGGAGGAGTCCAGCGAGTCGAGCAGATGCTACGTCGGGCGCGGAGCTCTGCAGCTGCTCCGAGCGGTGTTACGCGATTACCCCGACCTATCGCGGGAGCACATAGCTTATCTCGGGGCCGAGCTCCAGAAGGCCGAGGAGGCGCTGAGGGCCGGCAGGAGCTACGCGCAGGACTCGCCTCTTCTCGCCTCAGCAGAGGAGAAGTTGAGGAGGCTCGAGGAGGCTCTTGGGACTGGGAGCAGGCATTGA
- a CDS encoding translation initiation factor aIF-1A: protein MPKKKREEKPKEVPLPEESMLVCVAEKLLGGDFFVAKCLDGTRRATRIPGKYRRRLWVREGDIVLVAPWDARPESKADLVYRYTYDEAKELVERGVIPRELLSLLEGTESE from the coding sequence ATGCCAAAGAAAAAGCGCGAAGAGAAGCCAAAAGAGGTTCCGCTGCCCGAAGAGTCTATGCTAGTTTGCGTCGCCGAGAAGCTGTTGGGCGGGGACTTCTTCGTGGCTAAGTGCCTCGATGGGACTCGACGCGCGACACGGATCCCCGGCAAATATAGGAGAAGGCTCTGGGTGCGCGAGGGCGACATCGTGTTGGTCGCGCCGTGGGACGCGAGGCCCGAAAGCAAGGCGGATCTCGTTTATAGATACACGTACGACGAAGCTAAAGAATTGGTTGAGCGAGGAGTGATCCCCCGCGAGCTCCTCAGCCTGTTAGAGGGGACAGAATCTGAGTGA
- a CDS encoding serine protein kinase RIO: protein MRRLDIIRVLGVVSAGKEARIYRAVTREGSELALKIYLTSTREFRKSIWKYIIGDPRFEREKITSSKKLMALWARKEYKNLRELFEAGVRVPEPRGVLENIVAMEFIGEEGRPAPSLRENPPQTSEEALELFNTLIHYVELSFCEAELVHADLSEYNVLVWRGRPVIIDVGQAVSIKHPNALEFLIKDLSNLTRYFGRELGLDVPQPSALLEVVTRCSERRRDRSAPLRST from the coding sequence ATGCGGAGACTCGACATAATAAGAGTCCTGGGCGTCGTGAGTGCCGGGAAAGAGGCGAGGATATATAGGGCCGTGACGCGCGAAGGCTCGGAGCTCGCGTTAAAGATCTACCTCACCTCAACGCGCGAGTTCCGCAAGAGCATATGGAAATACATAATCGGGGACCCCAGATTCGAGCGCGAGAAGATCACGAGCAGCAAGAAGCTCATGGCGCTCTGGGCGAGAAAGGAGTACAAGAACCTCCGGGAGCTCTTCGAGGCGGGGGTGCGAGTGCCCGAGCCGCGAGGCGTGCTCGAGAACATCGTTGCCATGGAGTTCATAGGAGAAGAGGGGAGGCCGGCCCCCTCCCTCAGAGAGAACCCCCCTCAGACCTCCGAAGAGGCTCTCGAGCTCTTCAATACACTGATCCACTACGTCGAGCTCTCCTTCTGCGAGGCCGAGCTTGTTCACGCTGATCTTAGCGAATACAACGTGCTCGTTTGGCGGGGACGACCAGTCATAATAGATGTGGGACAGGCCGTGTCGATAAAGCACCCCAACGCTCTCGAGTTCCTCATTAAAGACTTAAGCAACTTGACGAGGTACTTCGGGCGTGAGCTTGGACTCGACGTACCTCAGCCCTCCGCGCTCTTGGAGGTCGTCACGCGATGCTCGGAGAGGAGAAGAGACCGCTCTGCTCCACTAAGATCCACCTGA
- a CDS encoding KH domain-containing protein, translating into MLGEEKRPLCSTKIHLRVPLERVGVLIGERGEVKRRLEEATGTIITIDSDNGIVIVEPVSPGLGAEGLLRAQEVIKAIAAGFSPERAFRLLEEDQMLVVIDLKEATSGEPHHMTRIKGRIIGEGGKTRRIIEETTGTFVNVGESNVAVIGDYEQVNVAVRAIEMLIEGRPHSTVYAFLNREARRLKRRKMASLWK; encoded by the coding sequence ATGCTCGGAGAGGAGAAGAGACCGCTCTGCTCCACTAAGATCCACCTGAGAGTACCGCTGGAGCGCGTCGGGGTCCTCATAGGAGAGAGGGGCGAGGTCAAGCGCAGGCTGGAGGAAGCGACCGGGACTATCATCACGATCGACAGCGATAACGGCATAGTGATCGTTGAGCCGGTTTCGCCCGGCTTAGGCGCCGAGGGCCTGCTCAGAGCTCAGGAGGTGATCAAGGCCATTGCGGCGGGCTTCAGCCCAGAGCGAGCCTTCAGGCTGCTCGAGGAGGACCAAATGCTCGTCGTCATAGATCTGAAAGAGGCTACCAGCGGGGAGCCGCATCACATGACTAGGATCAAGGGCAGGATAATCGGCGAGGGAGGGAAGACGAGAAGAATCATTGAAGAGACCACGGGCACCTTCGTGAACGTTGGAGAGAGCAACGTCGCCGTGATAGGAGACTACGAGCAAGTCAACGTGGCCGTCCGCGCCATAGAAATGCTGATAGAGGGGAGGCCGCACTCGACCGTGTACGCGTTCCTCAATAGGGAGGCCAGGAGGTTGAAGAGGAGGAAGATGGCTTCTCTCTGGAAATGA
- a CDS encoding ribosome biogenesis/translation initiation ATPase RLI, whose product MRVAVIDYATCKPDKCRLECIRLCPINRSRAGPKAVELSEQTGKPVIREDVCIGCNICVKKCPFSSIEIENVPDELEKNVVHRYGRNAFKLYGLPVLKVDKITGLIGKNGTGKTTCVRILSGELVPNLGGEGQPSWDEVIRRFRGTELQAYFEKLANGKLRAVHKVQHVDLVPRVVRGRVGELLERADERGLRRDLIRDLGLEHLLHRSVAALSGGELQKFLIAVVLAKDAHVYIFDEPSSYLDVSERLRVARAIRNYLPRGSYALVVEHDLTILDYLSDLICVVYGEPGVFGVVSSPYGARAGVNHFLEGYLPAENMRIRREPIKFHATGRPEELGPPRIEATYFAWGPFRVKLNGFSLEVRSGSVGIGEVMGIIGPNGIGKTTLVRAVAGHLEEDSLEGDFPRATLNYRISYKPQYVTHSMFEGTVGDTLKKASQHALSPGHWHFEEVVRPLKLAKLREREVKSLSGGELQKLAIAVALLSDADLYLLDEPSAYLDVEERLLVAKVLKRMIAAKGAAAFVVEHDMSIVDYLCDRVIVIEGEPGVRGLAREPAGLRQGMNEFLKMIGVTFRRDMQTGRPRINKEDSYLDRLQKKIGEYYYVPREGEAEEP is encoded by the coding sequence ATGAGAGTCGCGGTAATAGACTACGCCACCTGCAAGCCCGACAAGTGCAGATTAGAGTGCATCAGGCTCTGCCCGATCAACAGGAGTAGAGCCGGGCCCAAGGCCGTAGAGCTGAGCGAGCAGACCGGGAAGCCTGTAATCCGCGAGGACGTCTGCATAGGGTGCAATATATGCGTCAAGAAGTGCCCCTTCAGCTCCATAGAGATAGAGAACGTGCCGGACGAGCTCGAGAAGAACGTGGTGCACAGATACGGCAGGAACGCCTTCAAGCTCTACGGTCTACCCGTCCTGAAGGTCGACAAGATAACGGGGCTCATAGGCAAGAACGGCACGGGCAAGACCACGTGCGTGAGGATACTCTCCGGCGAGCTCGTGCCGAACTTAGGGGGCGAGGGGCAGCCGAGCTGGGACGAAGTGATCAGGAGGTTCCGAGGGACCGAGCTCCAGGCCTACTTCGAGAAGCTGGCCAATGGCAAGCTCAGAGCAGTTCACAAGGTTCAACACGTAGACCTAGTACCGAGGGTAGTGCGCGGTAGAGTGGGCGAGCTTCTCGAGAGAGCCGACGAGCGGGGTCTGAGGCGGGACCTGATCCGCGACCTCGGGCTAGAACACCTGCTCCACAGGAGCGTAGCCGCTCTCAGCGGAGGCGAGCTCCAGAAGTTCCTCATCGCGGTTGTGTTAGCAAAGGACGCCCACGTCTACATATTCGATGAGCCGAGCAGTTACCTCGATGTGAGCGAGAGGCTGAGAGTGGCCAGGGCGATCAGGAATTATCTGCCCCGCGGCTCCTACGCTCTCGTAGTAGAGCACGACCTCACGATATTGGATTACCTATCTGATTTAATATGCGTAGTCTATGGGGAGCCTGGAGTCTTCGGCGTGGTCTCGAGTCCGTACGGCGCGAGGGCTGGCGTGAATCACTTCCTCGAGGGATACCTCCCGGCCGAGAACATGAGGATCAGGCGAGAGCCCATAAAGTTCCACGCGACCGGCAGACCCGAAGAGCTAGGCCCTCCGAGGATCGAGGCCACGTACTTTGCGTGGGGGCCTTTTCGCGTTAAGCTGAACGGGTTCTCACTTGAAGTTCGATCGGGCAGTGTGGGGATCGGCGAGGTCATGGGAATAATCGGCCCCAATGGGATAGGCAAGACCACGCTCGTGCGCGCTGTGGCGGGCCATCTTGAGGAGGACTCGCTCGAGGGAGACTTCCCCCGAGCGACTCTCAACTATAGAATAAGCTACAAGCCCCAGTACGTGACCCACTCGATGTTCGAGGGAACGGTCGGCGACACACTGAAGAAGGCATCTCAACACGCGCTGAGCCCCGGTCACTGGCACTTCGAGGAGGTAGTCAGACCTCTCAAGCTGGCCAAGCTGCGGGAGAGAGAAGTGAAGAGCCTCAGCGGGGGCGAGCTCCAGAAGCTCGCGATAGCCGTAGCGCTGCTTTCGGACGCGGACCTCTACTTACTCGACGAGCCTAGCGCTTATTTGGACGTGGAAGAGAGGCTCCTCGTCGCGAAGGTTCTCAAGAGAATGATAGCGGCCAAAGGCGCCGCCGCCTTCGTGGTTGAACACGACATGTCGATCGTTGACTACCTCTGCGATCGAGTAATCGTAATAGAAGGGGAGCCCGGGGTCAGGGGCTTGGCGCGAGAGCCCGCGGGGCTGCGGCAGGGTATGAACGAGTTCCTCAAGATGATTGGCGTCACGTTTCGAAGAGATATGCAGACAGGCAGACCGCGCATCAACAAGGAGGACAGCTACCTCGATAGGCTGCAGAAGAAGATAGGCGAATACTACTACGTGCCGAGAGAGGGCGAAGCCGAAGAGCCGTAG
- a CDS encoding DUF367 family protein, which produces MPPPAPGYCQRVRLLVYRIDEDDPKKSTALKLVRLGDAERLHDKREAPRTSVVLDPTAREILTPCERPAAIIVVDRSWKRLLEDKEMPVFPRWVKRRKLPPLLAANPINYGKPEVLSSSEALAAALYVLGCVERAEKLMSRFKWGPEFLRINRRRLEALAERSECVSEEMPREEARRQSASR; this is translated from the coding sequence GTGCCGCCCCCTGCGCCCGGTTATTGCCAGCGAGTGAGGCTCCTCGTCTATAGAATCGACGAGGACGACCCCAAGAAGAGCACCGCGCTCAAACTCGTCAGGCTCGGGGACGCGGAGAGGCTACACGACAAGCGCGAGGCTCCGAGGACCAGCGTGGTATTGGATCCAACGGCTCGAGAGATCTTGACGCCTTGCGAGAGGCCGGCCGCCATAATAGTGGTAGATAGGTCGTGGAAGAGACTGCTCGAGGACAAGGAGATGCCCGTCTTCCCGAGATGGGTCAAGAGGAGGAAATTGCCGCCTCTTCTCGCCGCTAATCCCATCAACTATGGCAAGCCCGAGGTGCTCAGCTCGTCCGAGGCCCTCGCCGCCGCCCTCTACGTTCTGGGCTGCGTGGAGCGGGCCGAAAAGCTGATGAGCCGCTTCAAGTGGGGCCCCGAGTTCCTCAGGATTAATAGGCGTAGGCTTGAGGCTCTCGCCGAGCGGTCCGAGTGCGTTAGCGAGGAGATGCCTCGTGAGGAGGCTCGGCGTCAGAGTGCGAGCCGGTAG
- a CDS encoding Lrp/AsnC ligand binding domain-containing protein codes for MPSAIVLINTEIGSEEEVFETLSRIPEVSETYMVYGVYDIVLKVNANSMEELKEIIASKIRKLPKVRSTLTMIIVEGKEARK; via the coding sequence ATGCCCTCAGCTATAGTCTTGATAAACACTGAGATAGGTAGCGAGGAGGAGGTCTTCGAGACTCTATCCAGGATCCCCGAGGTGAGCGAGACCTATATGGTCTACGGCGTCTACGACATAGTGCTTAAAGTCAACGCCAATAGCATGGAGGAGCTCAAGGAGATAATTGCTAGCAAGATAAGGAAATTACCGAAGGTCAGGTCCACGCTAACGATGATAATAGTCGAAGGCAAGGAAGCTCGAAAGTGA
- a CDS encoding tRNA(Ile)(2)-agmatinylcytidine synthase, with the protein MVRVLLGLDGVDAPHGGCTTHFAVFLLKRFEELFGDAISLRGLPALVRLNPFIPWKTRGNAAVGLELSVDDSLVSALWEETKRLAEEYVDSLGWKPNGLGLAMVLEPRSSQLEALSSLYERALTDVVDERALTKDQVIGCADNVELHGGAGVVGALAALGFLAKQKKRVTYELVLYRAIENVGKPRLVDEVSVGVAEASSRGRLINNYNYEARRAVAVPRGPDPVLLGLRGLDIEALLEAASTLRINESIWGRAVFVTNQHTDAHALPRKIRELRIYRAGLLEGVVSSEPEVGPGGHVSHELTDGTGAIDVMYYAPAKPMSAVASRLKVGDLVRVLGGAVPRSGGGAIFNAQKLWLEAAAPEVELLNPRCPGCGARLKSAGSRSGYKCERCKFRSSTRLPMELRVRRRGERRLVVTPGPGRLAHLVEPASAHGASELRGAADLEG; encoded by the coding sequence ATGGTAAGAGTTCTGCTCGGCTTAGACGGAGTAGACGCGCCACACGGAGGGTGCACGACGCACTTCGCGGTTTTTTTACTGAAACGATTCGAGGAGCTCTTCGGCGACGCGATTTCTCTGCGAGGCCTCCCCGCGCTCGTCCGATTGAATCCGTTCATTCCGTGGAAGACCAGGGGCAACGCGGCGGTGGGGCTAGAGCTCTCGGTCGATGATAGCCTGGTGAGCGCTCTGTGGGAGGAAACCAAGAGACTGGCCGAGGAGTACGTGGACTCGCTCGGTTGGAAGCCCAACGGCCTCGGCCTAGCAATGGTCCTCGAACCGAGGAGCTCTCAGCTCGAGGCTCTCTCCTCGCTATACGAGAGAGCTTTAACGGACGTCGTTGATGAGCGGGCTCTGACCAAAGACCAGGTCATAGGTTGCGCCGACAACGTCGAGCTCCACGGCGGAGCAGGCGTGGTTGGGGCGCTCGCGGCGCTCGGCTTCCTCGCCAAGCAGAAGAAGCGCGTGACCTACGAGCTGGTGCTCTATCGAGCGATCGAGAACGTAGGCAAGCCGAGATTAGTGGACGAGGTCAGCGTGGGCGTGGCCGAGGCCTCCTCTCGCGGTAGACTCATCAACAATTACAACTACGAGGCGCGCAGGGCCGTCGCCGTCCCGAGAGGGCCCGACCCCGTGCTGCTGGGGCTACGCGGTCTCGACATCGAGGCTCTTCTCGAGGCGGCGTCCACTCTGAGGATCAATGAGTCGATTTGGGGCAGAGCGGTCTTCGTCACAAATCAGCATACCGACGCGCACGCTCTGCCCAGGAAGATAAGAGAATTGAGGATCTACAGAGCTGGCCTCCTGGAAGGAGTCGTGTCAAGCGAGCCTGAGGTCGGTCCGGGAGGCCACGTGAGCCACGAGCTGACCGACGGCACGGGCGCGATCGACGTGATGTATTATGCGCCGGCGAAGCCCATGAGCGCAGTCGCCTCGAGGCTGAAGGTCGGAGACCTAGTGAGAGTGCTGGGCGGAGCCGTGCCGCGATCCGGAGGAGGAGCGATCTTCAACGCGCAGAAGCTGTGGTTGGAGGCGGCGGCTCCCGAGGTCGAGTTGCTGAACCCTCGCTGCCCGGGCTGCGGGGCTAGGCTGAAGAGCGCCGGCTCGAGGAGCGGCTACAAGTGTGAGCGGTGCAAGTTCAGGAGCTCAACACGTCTACCGATGGAGTTGAGGGTGAGGAGGCGCGGGGAGAGGCGGCTTGTTGTGACGCCCGGCCCGGGTAGGCTGGCTCACTTAGTTGAGCCGGCAAGCGCGCACGGCGCTTCAGAGCTCCGAGGAGCGGCCGACCTCGAGGGCTAG
- a CDS encoding 30S ribosomal protein S17e has product MGRVRTSSVKRLARQLLRDYPQLFTTDFEKNKEIVAKLLETNSKKLRNQVAGYVTHLVKLRAREIPPAAEAEEAAIEESAAT; this is encoded by the coding sequence ATGGGCAGAGTGAGAACCTCATCGGTGAAGAGGCTCGCTCGACAGCTGCTTCGTGACTATCCTCAGCTCTTCACTACGGACTTCGAGAAGAACAAGGAGATTGTGGCCAAGCTGCTAGAGACCAACAGCAAGAAGCTTAGAAACCAGGTGGCGGGCTACGTGACTCATCTCGTGAAGTTGCGCGCTCGCGAGATCCCTCCAGCTGCCGAAGCCGAAGAGGCGGCGATCGAGGAGAGTGCAGCTACTTGA